From the Montipora capricornis isolate CH-2021 chromosome 2, ASM3666992v2, whole genome shotgun sequence genome, one window contains:
- the LOC138030031 gene encoding coiled-coil domain-containing protein 112-like, with the protein MKISLLQELIFDMNNRADPGGINDPDYSRQPKTLQQKKWEFFDKLEQLEQKLSALEKEGNALFYSKRSEFRKDYCELEELYLKGTNDRKTEKHKLKQQLSKIRTNISKFQRDLRDVKPSPEFVEKLKEIMEEIENSMMTFKEQQRKVYDEILQEECVYMQEVSAMEKKFDSWSQLPAPATAATDVKRAASAVTVSLPPAVAAFERFLAQTGGHQGGWDDYDHQLFLNLKSKHKAHDKFMRAAGTGIPGRSADDVRQHDEWYSEYLILKDSKKKAIRDWKDEKQTEKEALKDDDDEIEVEERRKKKREEQIQRERDERMKQLNEWKVQRELEKAKMEETRLRQDLNKAREREKEEKRRLEVKAHVEQYARQREEEQAILRAARQAREEQKKVKLTTEEVAKIQERSQKMLDEKQAKMKAKVLEKVEKEKRLQKLKSQVEVNVSRDPFRLYKLTAGWEQRKKEGPGTSGQGLTFNMPHRAVPSWRQGLS; encoded by the exons atgaaaattagtcTTCTTCAGGAGTTAATTTTTGATATGAATAACAGAGCTGATCCAGGGGGAATAAATGACCCTGATTATTCCCGGCAACCCAAAACTCTTCAGCAGAAGAAGTGGGAGTTCTTTGACAAGTTAGAACAGCTTGAGCAGAA GCTTTCCGCTCTTGAAAAGGAAGGCAATGCCTTATTCTACAGCAAGCGCAGTGAATTTCGTAAAGATTATTGTGAGCTTGAAGAACTTTATTTGAAAGGAACTAATGACAGGAAAACAGAAA AGCATAAATTAAAGCAGCAACTAAGTAAAATTAGGACAAATATTAGCAAATTCCAACGAGACCTCAGAGATGTCAAACCTTCACCAGAGTTTGTTGAGAAACTCAAAGAGATTATGGAGGAAATTGAGAATTCAATGATGACATTCAAAGAACAGCAGAGAAAagt ATATGATGAAATCTTACAGGAAGAGTGTGTGTACATGCAGGAAGTGTCAGCAATGGAGAAGAAATTCGATTCGTGGTCTCAATTGCCAGCACCAGCAACAGCTGCTACTGATGTGAAGAGGGCAGCTAGTGCAGTAACAGTGTCACTTCCACCAGCGGTAGCAGCATTTGAG AGATTCTTGGCTCAAACTGGAGGACATCAGGGAGGATGGGATGATTATGATCATCAActttttctcaacttgaaaAGCAAACACAAG GCCCATGACAAATTTATGCGAGCAGCGGGGACAGGAATCCCAGGCAGGAGTGCCGATGATGTGAGGCAACATGATGAATGGTATAGTGAATATTTAATCCTTAAAGACAGCAAAAAGAAAGCCATCCGAGATTGGAAGGATGAGAAACAG ACTGAGAAAGAAGCGTTAAAAGACGATGATGACGAAATTGAAGTGGAGGAaagaaggaagaagaaaagagaggaacaaattcaaagagaaCGAGACGAAAGGATGAAACAGTTGAACGAGTGGAAG GTTCAGAGAGAACTAGAAAAGGCCAAGATGGAGGAAACACGCCTCAGGCAAGACTTAAATAAGgcgagagaaagagaaaaagaagagaaaagaagG CTAGAAGTGAAAGCTCATGTTGAGCAGTATGCCAGACAAAGAGAGGAAGAACAAGCCATATTAAGAGCAGCACGGCAAGCGAGAGAAGAAcagaagaaagtgaaactaACTACAGAGGAAGTTGCTAAAATACAAGAAAGG AGTCAGAAGATGTTGGACGAAAAACAGGCAAAGATGAAAGCGAAAGTGTTGGAGAAagtagagaaagaaaaaaggcTTCAGAAATTAAAAAGCCAG GTCGAAGTAAACGTATCACGTGACCCATTTCGTCTTTATAAGCTCACGGCCGGTTGGGAACAGAGAAAGAAGGAGGGGCCTGGAACTAGTGGACAGGGACTGACCTTTAATATGCCACACAG GGCGGTTCCCTCCTGGAGACAAGGATTGTCCTAG